In Candidatus Methylomirabilota bacterium, a genomic segment contains:
- the msrA gene encoding peptide-methionine (S)-S-oxide reductase — MEKATFGAGCFWGVEAAFRRIPGVVSTTVGYMGGSSENPTYYDVCTGTTGHTEVVQAEYDPSQVSYDDLLNLFWTIHDPTSLNRQGPDVGTQYRSVIFFHDTEQRAAALASKQRLQLSGQYRRPIVTEITPASTFYRAEEYHQHYLEKQTQPRCTI, encoded by the coding sequence ATGGAAAAGGCGACCTTTGGGGCGGGCTGCTTCTGGGGGGTTGAAGCCGCGTTTCGCCGAATACCGGGTGTCGTCTCAACGACAGTCGGCTATATGGGCGGCTCGTCTGAGAATCCCACATACTACGATGTCTGCACCGGTACCACCGGCCATACGGAGGTTGTCCAGGCAGAATATGATCCGTCACAGGTCTCCTACGACGATCTCCTCAATCTCTTCTGGACCATCCATGATCCCACCAGTCTCAATCGCCAGGGGCCGGACGTCGGCACCCAGTACCGGTCGGTGATCTTTTTCCATGATACGGAGCAGCGGGCCGCGGCGCTGGCCTCCAAGCAGAGACTGCAACTCAGCGGACAGTATCGGCGGCCGATCGTCACCGAGATCACACCCGCTTCAACCTTTTACCGGGCGGAAGAATATCACCAGCACTACCTGGAAAAGCAGACTCAGCCTCGCTGTACGATCTAG